Proteins from one Comamonas flocculans genomic window:
- a CDS encoding DUF2165 family protein: protein MLMTRSAKVLMSATLALFAALVAFNNLTDYGANFAFVRHVLAMDTIFPGSSARWRAIDTPLLWHAAYLLIIALELLTAALLARGAWAMWRARHAGAREFTRARQWAMAGCLAGFMLWFGGFMVVGGEWFLMWQSHEWNGQASAFRFCITLLALAIFLNQPESEPEAGA, encoded by the coding sequence ATGCTGATGACCCGCTCGGCCAAGGTGCTCATGAGCGCCACGCTGGCGCTGTTTGCCGCGCTGGTGGCCTTCAACAACCTCACCGACTACGGCGCCAACTTCGCCTTCGTGCGCCACGTGCTGGCCATGGACACGATCTTCCCCGGCAGCAGCGCCCGCTGGCGCGCGATCGACACGCCGCTCCTGTGGCATGCGGCCTATCTCCTGATCATCGCGCTGGAGCTGCTCACCGCCGCGCTGCTCGCGCGCGGTGCCTGGGCCATGTGGCGCGCGCGGCATGCCGGCGCGCGCGAGTTCACGCGGGCGCGGCAATGGGCGATGGCGGGTTGCCTGGCCGGCTTCATGCTGTGGTTCGGCGGCTTCATGGTGGTGGGCGGCGAATGGTTCCTGATGTGGCAGTCGCACGAATGGAACGGCCAGGCCTCGGCCTTTCGCTTCTGCATCACGCTGCTGGCGCTGGCCATCTTCCTGAACCAGCCCGAGTCCGAACCCGAAGCCGGCGCCTGA
- a CDS encoding MBL fold metallo-hydrolase has protein sequence MHDLTRLLDPLNRRALLRLGLLAGAGLALPALAALPPMQAQEAASGCWYVQGLSEMGSGENQNFISNAGFIVTSTSVVVVDALGSPALAQRLVAQIRKLTPKPISHVVLTHYHADHIYGLQVFKALGAHVIAQQQGREYLYSDTARLRLQASRTELAPWIDEDTRLVAADQWIDGPTRLSVGDTEVEIIPVGPAHTPDDLVVWLPARKVLYSGDLVFRGRIPYVGEADSGHWIKALDELLKLGAQVVIPGHGAISHDARKDMQFTRDYLAYLRKAMGQAAQDMTPFDEAYQATDWSQYEHMPLFGAANRMNAYNTYILMEREAQ, from the coding sequence ATGCATGACCTGACCAGACTCCTTGATCCCCTGAACCGGCGCGCCCTGCTGCGCCTGGGCCTGCTGGCCGGCGCAGGCCTGGCGCTGCCGGCGCTCGCGGCCCTGCCCCCCATGCAGGCGCAGGAGGCCGCCAGCGGCTGCTGGTACGTGCAAGGCCTGTCGGAGATGGGTTCGGGCGAGAACCAGAACTTCATCTCCAACGCCGGCTTCATCGTCACCAGCACCAGCGTGGTGGTGGTCGATGCGCTGGGCTCGCCCGCACTCGCGCAGCGGCTGGTGGCGCAGATCCGCAAGCTCACGCCCAAGCCGATCTCGCACGTGGTCCTGACCCACTACCACGCGGACCACATCTACGGCCTGCAGGTGTTCAAGGCGCTGGGCGCGCACGTCATCGCGCAGCAGCAGGGGCGCGAATACCTGTATTCGGACACCGCGCGCCTGCGCCTGCAGGCATCGCGCACCGAGCTCGCACCCTGGATCGACGAAGACACCCGCCTGGTGGCGGCGGACCAGTGGATAGACGGCCCCACCAGGCTGAGCGTGGGCGACACCGAGGTCGAGATCATCCCCGTCGGCCCGGCGCACACGCCCGACGACCTGGTGGTGTGGCTGCCGGCGCGCAAGGTGCTGTATTCGGGCGACCTGGTGTTTCGCGGGCGCATCCCCTACGTGGGCGAGGCCGACAGCGGGCACTGGATCAAGGCGCTCGACGAGCTGCTCAAGCTCGGCGCGCAGGTGGTCATCCCCGGCCACGGCGCGATCTCGCACGACGCGCGCAAGGACATGCAGTTCACCCGCGACTACCTGGCCTACCTGCGCAAGGCCATGGGCCAGGCGGCGCAGGACATGACGCCCTTCGACGAGGCCTACCAGGCCACCGACTGGAGCCAGTATGAGCACATGCCGCTGTTTGGCGCCGCCAACCGCATGAACGCCTACAACACCTACATCCTGATGGAGCGCGAAGCCCAATGA
- the soxC gene encoding sulfite dehydrogenase encodes MTDIELQPAPASMTRGSVRKAPENFLASADIRAIQVGGAGAGRRGFLRDVFAAALAGGAATQALAQPAAAAGEGDPAILKLPRHSTSLGQPVAAHPYGQPSRYEGNVQRRQSPGLTQTNQASVSFAPIQSLLGIVTPNGLHFERHHQGWWDIDPQQHRFMVNGLVKTPKVFTMDDLMRLPAVSRFHFIECGANTGMNWGNVAVPTVQYTHGMLSCCEYTGVPLITLLEMAGADLKKGRFILAEGADGSSMTRTIPIELVKSGEVLVAWGQNGEMLRPENGYPLRLVVPGVQGVSWVKYLRRVELGDQPWATKDEAVHYIDLMPDGQHRQYTSIQECKSVISTPSGGQVLLGTGFYNITGLAWSGRGKIKRVDVSVDGGRNWRSARLETPVLDKCLTRFNIDWVWDGKPAIVQSRSMDETGYVQPTYKQLRAVRGSRSIYHNNAIQSWLVQENGEVKNVQLA; translated from the coding sequence ATGACAGATATCGAGCTTCAACCGGCACCCGCCAGCATGACCCGGGGCAGCGTGCGCAAGGCACCGGAAAACTTCCTCGCCAGCGCCGACATCCGCGCCATCCAGGTGGGCGGCGCGGGCGCCGGGCGGCGCGGCTTCCTGCGCGACGTCTTCGCCGCCGCTCTGGCGGGCGGCGCGGCCACCCAGGCGCTGGCGCAGCCCGCCGCGGCCGCGGGCGAAGGCGATCCAGCCATCCTCAAGCTGCCCCGGCACAGCACGAGTCTGGGCCAGCCCGTCGCCGCCCACCCCTACGGCCAGCCGTCCAGATATGAAGGCAACGTGCAGCGCCGCCAGAGCCCGGGCCTGACGCAGACCAACCAGGCCTCGGTCTCGTTCGCGCCCATCCAGTCGCTGCTGGGCATCGTCACGCCCAACGGCCTGCACTTCGAGCGTCACCACCAGGGCTGGTGGGACATCGACCCGCAGCAGCACCGCTTCATGGTCAACGGCCTGGTCAAGACCCCCAAGGTCTTCACCATGGACGACCTGATGCGCCTGCCCGCGGTCTCGCGCTTTCACTTCATCGAATGCGGCGCCAACACCGGCATGAACTGGGGCAACGTCGCCGTGCCCACGGTGCAGTACACGCACGGCATGCTCTCGTGCTGCGAATACACCGGCGTGCCGCTCATCACGCTGCTGGAGATGGCCGGCGCCGACCTCAAGAAGGGCAGGTTCATCCTGGCCGAGGGCGCGGACGGCTCCAGCATGACGCGCACCATCCCGATCGAGCTCGTCAAGAGCGGCGAGGTGCTCGTCGCCTGGGGCCAGAACGGCGAGATGCTGCGCCCCGAGAACGGCTACCCGCTGCGCCTGGTGGTGCCCGGCGTGCAGGGCGTGAGCTGGGTCAAATACCTGCGCCGCGTGGAACTGGGCGACCAGCCCTGGGCGACCAAGGACGAGGCGGTGCACTACATCGACCTCATGCCCGATGGCCAGCACCGCCAGTACACCAGCATCCAGGAGTGCAAGAGCGTGATCAGCACGCCCTCGGGCGGCCAGGTGCTGCTGGGCACGGGCTTCTACAACATCACGGGCCTGGCCTGGTCGGGGCGCGGCAAGATCAAGCGCGTGGACGTGTCGGTGGACGGCGGGCGCAACTGGCGCAGCGCGCGGCTGGAAACGCCGGTGCTCGACAAGTGCCTCACGCGCTTCAACATCGACTGGGTCTGGGACGGCAAGCCCGCCATCGTGCAAAGCCGTTCGATGGATGAAACCGGCTACGTGCAACCCACCTACAAGCAACTGCGCGCGGTGCGCGGTTCGCGCTCCATCTACCACAACAACGCCATCCAGTCCTGGCTGGTGCAGGAAAACGGCGAGGTGAAGAATGTCCAGCTTGCGTGA